The window tttttttagtaGTAGCACTCATGATTAATTATGACCTCTGTCACGGTCAATTATACTTTATTTAAGATAGTTTCCTTCAATAAGGGGTTTTATAACTTAAGGTGGTTACTACTATTGTCATCATAGGGAAAGAGGTAAAAtgtatctttatctttttttttttcaagaaatgaaTATAACTACCCTGAAGTGCCTTCTAAATCTTATTAATAAAGGCAACACTGTTATTAGTTTCATGTATTAATAAGTCATGTAACTTCTAATACTTCTTCACTTTGATGTGTATGGTAATgagaataattttattattaaggaGCTTAATTTGATCTCCACACATCAGTTGGtcaacatttgtttttaatttttattcaaaaaatattctttaccCCCATCAACCACTTTGGTAGCCTTTGTTTCATTATCATGTGATTTACTAGCCTATTtagcctttttcttttaatataacaaTCCCAAACAATCCTCCATCTTTAAGTTCTATAACCAAAATTATCTATCATTAATCTTCCTCAAACTTCTTATCATGAAATAACTAAAGCTATTGATTGAATTGGGTAACAACATAGAGAATTAGTGGAAGGGAATTTTAGTTAATGAAGAACCAAAACAACTTTAGCTTCAAGAAGAGATTAACAGCACCATCATCATATTAATATGACTAATAAGTTTATTATTGTTTCATAATTCTATATATGTACATGGATTTACAATTTgtacaaaaactaattaattatgttaaatgattatttttttatttggtttcttCGAAGAAATATGATTAAAGAAGGCTTTATTAAGTCTAAGCTTATGttggtattaaaataaaaccccACATGATGAAAAGTTATTTCATTAAAGGAATAAACTAATGTAAAATGCATCACATGCATAGGATTTGTCTATGTAAGACAGTTGAGATAGTAGTCAAATTCTCATAAATTTGCAACGATAATTAGTGATAAATATTTGAACTTCATCTAATTATAACACAATGCATGCATGTTATGTTTACTCAGGAACTATAGTCCTAGTTGCACCAAAGAGATCTGAATTTAGaccaatatcataaaattatttagctTAGATCCCTATGATTAGATTAGGTACCGTCCGAGCAGACTTGGCAAAACCCTTGTATAGCTTCTTTGATTTCTCGATAAAGATAAATATGACCAACAGTGGTTTGAATGTATATAgaaggaattgttttttttatacttcttACTATTAGATAGTGTCCATAAATCTCATGATAGGTACCTAAAGATCCAAAGTGCCCTTCGATGGGAGCTTCTCTTGAAACAATAAGGCCTTGATCTAGTTGTCACTGAAACCACAAAGAGCTTATATTCCTACTAATGTAACCATTGAAGGTCACTTTGCAAGAACATTCTAGAATTATCCTCATCCAACTTAACCTAATGATGTGTTTACTTCTctctcatattatttttttcattttttattccataACTCTTTGGTTTAATTTGGCCTAACCTATATGAAACATGGTTACCATAATTATGCCCAACTCTATAGTTGAATTATTAGCCCTCTTGTTTCTAGTCTATtgtcataataattttatgattgattttttatggaaataatttattgattaaatgaaaagaaatcttGTTTAGGGCTGCtaaaatatcttgattaatatttatgttaaaaagatttgagatgcaagtattaaaattaataatgtaaacttaattgaaatgtaaaaatatgTCATGAAATAATGTAATAGATGTTAtcttatttatatgtattttataattataaattacatttgagacttaaaaattaagttgtcaaactaataattattataattataaaagggctgatgagtatctttataatttttttctaaaattaaatgaaCTTACTAGTTATCACTCAATTGTTGAGaactataattattaactcTATACCAACTGTTTATAATAGATTACGAGCTCATAATATAAATCCTTATACAATTTATATCTCCATTAGcactttattaaattatttagtaattcttttttattatcattttattttagagaATTTAAATATCGATGTCTTTTTATGCATCATCATTCCAAGCATTACTCTCATTTGACTTCTTATGTCAAGATTTGAATTATATAATAACTATTTCTTTTTAGATGGCTTACGAGTTGTCAATCAATTGATTAGTTATAAaatactattaatttttttgtattatccaTATCTCTATATgcattgaaagaaattttcatgttttctttttctttataaagaaGAAGgtgatattagtttttttcttgaaagttaTATGATTCCTAATTTAACTTGTAATTTCTACCAATGAAATTTGATATATGTTCTTATTCATAATagaagttgatttttttggtcaatcaagtgaaattttatttttgtggtcgattttatttatcaagtcgataatattttttaactgtcttagataattatgattattaattttcttattcaatataGTTAATAACTTTCttggttgatttgaaaaattttattattaaaaatcaattttaactttCTTCCATGTTTGATGGTGAAATATTGTTACTACTTGGTACGATGCATggatatttattgttttatataaacatTATAATGGCCagggtttattatttttttggaccACAAATTGCAAGGACATAttacatataaattatttcaattttttaaaataggccCGTAGCCCAGCCCAGCTTACGGCCTGTCTAGGCTgtgaataaaacaaaagagtAAAAATAAGAGTGGAAgggttatggtttttttttttttttttttttgtagttgatCTGTGATTACCATCTTCATGATGTCTTCCTAGGTTAATTCTTTTCCATCAACACTAGAAGATCCAACAAGAACCCTAAAAGGATCTATGTAATCGATCAATGTTAGagtttttaaggtttttatattaaaatggaTGGTCAGAGTATTAACTTAAAGCATAATTACAATTGCAAAAGCCATCATGAAGATTGGCCATGGCAGCTCTCTCAGACCCAATCACCCTCCTGATAAATATGATCAAGGTCCTGGTACACTGTAAACCTGCCCCTACCAGACTCATAGACCAGAAAGAAACCCAGGTTTCTTATGCTTTCAGGCTCAAAGATAATCTAAAACTAAAGGACTACTTAAGATGTCCAAAACCAAAACAATCATACTCCAGTCTCGTAGACTGACATCTGAGTGATTGATGCATATAAAGTATTTATGATATGCACCTAGCAGTATGATATTGCCCAGGAAACACCTTCAAATGATCAAAGATTTAATTTCAGGTATGCGTATAGGTGAGTCGCTTTATTTCCAATTCGATGATCTCTTGCTGGAATCTGACAGGTTAAATGCTTTGAAACCTTGGTTGGTGAGGTCATTTGTTGGCAGGATTTCAAGTGTATTTCAAGATCCAGTTTCTTGTTGGGTGATCAATGAACTGCTTGAAGTTGACAGGCATTGCTCATAAATAGACTTGTGTTCCCACGAGTAAATGCAACAACAAGACGATGTCTATGCTGTGTACAGGAGCAGGACCCCTTTTTCAGTTTGAGAATTGAGATTCTAAATGTAAATCAATGTTGCTCGAAATTATGTGCTGCGCCACTTAATTCAAACCAAATTACTGTGTCCAGTGGAAACTCATGCATTTTGGCTGTACATCATGGACCTCATACATCTTCTTAATCATGGATGTTTCGTCTATTTCTTAATAAGAGCTGTAATGTTGGTTCGTACATCATTCCCACCTCTTATCTGCCCATGTGAGACCCCTTTCTgtaccctttttcttttctttttttaactcacAGCTCTGAATTTACATTCTAGCACAGCTGGTGAGGCCTTGAATCCAGTGGGGTCCTGCCTGAGATGCCCAATTCCTACATCCTGATTAGACCTCTCGAGACTTTGAGCTCACAAAACGTGAGCCATTTATGGgtaatcaaaaaaaatatacttgtgTTTTTCGTAAGCAATACCGCCTTCGTCCGCGGGACATGCAAATATAATCTCTGATTTGCCCGTGTTATTTATCTTGGACTCGTGCAATGCTGAGAAGAGTCAGAAGACTGTAGCAGATtgatttttcccttttttgcACGTAACCTCTTGACAAGAGAGGAATATGTACGGACTAGAAATCAATGTGGCTTTTAACCAGCTGCGTTTTCAAAGTGCTTATTTCTTTCCTCGTTATAGAACTCCTCCTTTTCCAAGCTTGGCGTATCAATTTGAAGCAAGTGAAGACGAAGGAGTTATGGAGGAGAGGGCAGCATCCTTCAGCATCTatcatgtttttgttctttGCTCGTGCATTCTTGAAAAGATGTCTTGCCTCAGTTCATGCAAAAAGATTGCACTAGCTTATTCTCCTTGCCAAACACGCAGAATCATCAAATGGCTGGCTATTGGGTTGTCACAATCATCATATAGGTTTTACTCGATGTTTGCAACTTTTGCTTTAAAGGATTATCGCTTGGTGGCTCCCAACAGGGCAAAATCCATGGAACTGTCTTTTTATACAGTGGACGATGCGATGCTTGTTGAACTTCAAAGCAGTAAATTGGTCGACCAGATTTCTGAAATCTAATTCACAAGGCTGATAAGCTGACATAAATGCCTATGAGTAGAATTGGGATTTGGTAATTCTGGTTGTTGCCTGAGGAATTTGATGTTCTCCTTTGATAATTTTAAGATCATGTTGGTAGTtagcaaaattatattttaatctccTTTGGATGAGTTTTGCAGGAGATAAAATGTAAATTTACATTAATGGTtagttttgcttttttattaaaattttaaaaacatattctccgaattaatatcaaaaataagttttaaaatatataaaaaattaataaaaaacacttcaaaaaactttaactaaaagatattttcaattttcaacatgttttttatcaaaatttaaattagtttttttccttttttaaaattattttgatatgataatattaaaaataaatttaaaaacaatataaaaacattattttttatacattttcaaacaaaataaataaatttaaaaaaccactACTAATCTTCCAAATACATCCAAAACACAGGCTGCCACAAGAGCAGCAACCCTCACAGCTGCTGCCATTGCCGTCATTACCACTGATGCTGCTACCTACTATTATACCACTGTCTCACAGTTTCACTAACAAAAGAATAAACCCGTACAGCATTACATAGTTTGACTTGTATTTAACATCATGACAATTATGCAACATTTTACTCTCATTTTGTTAATTTCCATGAAATACAGGTTAACCTTGTTAAGGTGAAACAGCTAGTGCAGTGAGCAATTCATACATTTAGTTCTTCTCCAGGACTGCCTAAAAACTGACTGCCAATGACAATCTTAGATTAAGATGGATGTCTTCAAGAGTTGGGTATGTGAAATCCAATGAAACCACTATTCTGCATAGTTTAAACCAACTGAGAAACACTTTATACAGCACTCCTCAAAGTACCAAAATTCAGCTGATGAACACAGCTTGATGGTAAGCCGGATGCCCAGCAAAATGAAGGATCAACTTTGGTTAAATCACTATAGCACCCATCAagattttttggtaaaaaacacCAAATACTTTACACAACATGACATGCAAGGATGTCAAGCTGCAAGGACAAAGTTTAGGACCTACCGTTCACGGAGACAACAGTCCTTCTCGTTGACCTTGTGCCATAACAGAGAAACAAAAACACTAGAAGAACAGTTGTAAAGGTAATGTGCTAGAATATCACTTAAACAGATATAGAGAGATTGGTCTTGTTTTGTGAACAACCTAACAAGAACTGTCTTCCATTGAAAATCTCACGCCAATCTCTTTCTATGGTTCAACTTCTACAAAAACTAATGTGATTGAAGTGAACAATAACAGGATAATCTTTTGGGTTTATTCTAGTGAATCATATAACATTTAATAGAGCAACGGTTGAAATACAGACATCCTGTTCATACCTATTGGAAAAACACCACAATCTCTTCATTCCTCTCTCGAACAAAGAGAGAGCAGAGCAGATACCTCATTTCTCATCCAAGAATGGGTCAGTTTCAAGATTTGGCCGGAAATGTCTAATTCATGCAACATAAAACGTCTGTACCTCTTACACATACAACAACTAATACGCAAAACAGGAAGATTATGATAGCTCGAGGCATTAAGACAGGGAAAGACTAATGAGGACTGCTAAGCACATCCACGCACATTCGATTTAGTGAAGGCAATCGCATCTGCTGAACCTGGGCTCTGCTTCTTTTGAATTGAGGcactgatgatgatgatgagattgATGATGCCACAGCCCACGAATCATTTGAGCTGTCAGAGCTGAAAGATGCATCAATGACACCATTTGGGCTGCTGGGTGTGGACAGGTACTTGCGCTTGTGGCGTTGGTTTTGGCTGCCTGGTTGCTCTAAAATGAGCTTGTAACACTCATTCACTTCATCCTGTTAAAATGTAGAAGTTCAAAATTCCTTCACAAAGCAGTAGATTTAGGATCACAATGAAACAGAGGAACCGCGTTAACAGCAAACAAACCTCATTGGTTTTTAGCACAGCCATGAGCTGAGTTTGGTATTGCAGTTGATTACGTGGCTCAACCTCCTTGATAACATGCAACATTGTCGCAGTAGCTAATATAGAAGGAAGATAACTCATGAACCTTGAATctgaaataaaaatccaaacgTTGGAAAtcatgaatttgaaagaaactgaaaaattagttaaaactCAAGTCCGATGCATTAAATGTTCGATACTAGTGAATCCACTGATAAGCAATGAAACAATAGACTTTTTAATTGCTTACCAGAAATGACAGAAAGAAGCAAACGCTCACACCTCCATAAAAACTCCCAATGCATGTGGGTCTTTAATCCAAGTCTCCTTATAATGTgatcaaagaaagaaattgaggtTACAGGATTCATCCTCCAATGAAGAGTTGACAGCACCCACAGCTCCATTCTCTTTATGGTCTTGGCTTCAAAAACGTACTTTGCATCCTCCacctgaaaaaacaaagaaaaacacaaaacccCATAATTAATAACTCgagaaaacacaaaattaaagatTGATAATTGGTTCAATAGACACAATGAGGACATTTTGACAAACACCCAGATTGCAAATTTTGCACATACTTGCAAGTCTAAAAGAAGTGGCACTTGGGTTTCCTCCACTTTAGCAGCCAGAGACAAACAAGCCACAGCAGCAAGTTGACCCATCCATGGCTTATCTGTTCGAAACCTTGAACTTGAAATGAACCTATCAAAGTAGTTCACAGCAAGAACACCAGTCAAAGCACTGAACCCATAATGTGCCTTTACCCTCAAAAACCACTCAACTGCCTCTCTACGAACCACCATTAAAGATCCATCTCTAGATCCTACACTATCAAAAACAACATGGGTCTCTTTCTCTTTGGAGATTAAAGACAGTAACTCGTTATCTTCCCAAAACAAGTCTTGCTCAAGCAAAACAGAAGATAAATTTTGCTCCTTTTTCACATTTTGTTCATAAACCTGGCTAGCTTCATCATCCAAACCACAAGAATAATCCTCTCCAAATCCATCCTCTTCACAATAAAGCCCGTCAAGAGCCAATGCTGGGCTTTGATTATGAGTCTCTTGCTGTTGAAAGAAAGACATCTTCTTCAGAGAAGAAGAGATTTAATCCTCTTCTCATTATAGAACACcatcaaaaatgaaaaagggaGATAAAAATCTCTCAAGCTTCTCTTTGCATATATTGCatatctttctctctctatgaGGCCCTACTGTGATGGAGAGAGACAAATAGAGTTAGCGAGTGAAGGGGTTTTATCTGAGAACTCTTCACGCCTGtcttttttttgcccttttcttttcttttcttttcttttcttttcttttcctcactGCGCTTTCCGTTATTACCTtgctattattttcttgtattttcgttaaatttatttatttgaagaaaacataatattttagcaAATAGTATTATAcaagtaaaaatttattattttttaattttttattaatcaatttaatatta is drawn from Populus nigra chromosome 5, ddPopNigr1.1, whole genome shotgun sequence and contains these coding sequences:
- the LOC133693472 gene encoding cyclin-D3-3-like encodes the protein MSFFQQQETHNQSPALALDGLYCEEDGFGEDYSCGLDDEASQVYEQNVKKEQNLSSVLLEQDLFWEDNELLSLISKEKETHVVFDSVGSRDGSLMVVRREAVEWFLRVKAHYGFSALTGVLAVNYFDRFISSSRFRTDKPWMGQLAAVACLSLAAKVEETQVPLLLDLQVEDAKYVFEAKTIKRMELWVLSTLHWRMNPVTSISFFDHIIRRLGLKTHMHWEFLWRCERLLLSVISDSRFMSYLPSILATATMLHVIKEVEPRNQLQYQTQLMAVLKTNEDEVNECYKLILEQPGSQNQRHKRKYLSTPSSPNGVIDASFSSDSSNDSWAVASSISSSSSVPQFKRSRAQVQQMRLPSLNRMCVDVLSSPH